The Parus major isolate Abel chromosome 24, Parus_major1.1, whole genome shotgun sequence sequence GGACGAGGGCATCCGGTGGGACCTGTCTGGGAGAACAGAGGACACCACGGAGAGGAAGTTTGTTATAAAGGACCATGACAGCACTCCTGCCAacctgagctgctccttgggTAATAAGAAGCGCCAGCTGTACCTGAATGCCAGAGGTGAGCGCGGAGCCCTGACCCCACACATGCCAATAGCAGAATTTGGGAGCTGACACTTGGtttgcagtgctggggtgggtgAATGTGGTGCTGCCGGGGCCATTCCCTCTGTGTGGGCAGTGAAAGGGTCCCAGAGCCGTTTTTTGGCAGAAGGaatctcccttttcctctcagtttgcccttttccccttcccagctgcctgtagccctgtgccagtgctcaggtGAGCGGGACCTGGGCTCTCCCTGGCTCTGAGCATCTCCCCACCCTCATTCCCTGCAGTGTGTGCCAACTGTGAGGAGCTGGACGCCCTGACCGTGGCAGGGATCATCACTGCAGACCTCCTCACCACCCTGGGGGTGCTGATCCTGGTCTATTACTTCAGCAAAGGCAGGAAGGGACGAGCCAGCTCTGGTGGGGACAGTCGGCCACGAGGTGAGAGCCATTCCagacatccctgctccctgtgccatccTCGGGGCACCCAGTGAAACCCTCCTCCCCACGGGGTGACGGGGCATCCTCTGCTCCCCACGAGCTCCCAGTCAGTGCTCCTGCTTCCCCCGTGTGCCCTCCAGGCTGGAGATGTGCAGGGATGGGCGTGGATGCTGTGCCAAAGCCATTTCCCAGGCCCTCGTGCTGGAGCCaaccctccagctcctggcagcagctgcctcttcAAGAGCTGGGAATAAATCCACTGGAGTTTCTCCATGGTGTGCCTGGCCCTGGGATCAGCCTGGAGGTCCCTCGTGGCAGGAATCCCCAAGGATTCaccctctctgtgcctctgtttCAGGCCAGAAGATGCAGCGTCCTCCCCCTGTCCCAAACCCGGATTATGAGGTGAGGATTGTCCCTGAGctttccatccctgctggctggggagggatagccagggctggggctgatAGCCACGTCATTTATCCTTGAAGAAACATCCAGTCAAGCTCCAAGATTTCCTGGCAGTGGGGGAAAAAGGGTGGTGAGGGTGCAGgccctgctcctggtgctgccacagGGATTTCTCTGGGAgaactgcagctccctgtgccctgcccctgctctgttGTGCTTTTCTCCACGTATTGTGAGGATTGCTGAACCGAGATCTCTGCTGTTCCCACAGCCCATCCGGAAAGGCCAGAGGGAGCTGTATGCAGGCCTGGGGCCCAGAGGCATCTGAAATTCCCAGGGATGACAGGCTGGaagccagcagcactggggccaAACGCTTCTGCCCAGCTtgttcccagctctctgcagctctgctgaagctcTGGCATTTTGGGATAAGCCAGGTGGCCACTGGACAGGGATGTGTTTGGGTTTGCCATCAGGGAACAGAAATGAGCACACTGGCAAGAGATTTCCTTCTCATTAAAGGACTGCAGGCTCACCCCATGGCTCCTGgtctccttttcccctcacacttctccctgctcctgttcAATTTCTGCCCTGAGTGCCTCCACTTGTTTCTGGTGGTTCCCTGGGCTGTGAGCAGATCCTTCTCAGGGGGATTTGCCTCTGACCTCGTCCTGCTCTCCCCTTCACAGCCCGACCTCCATTTGCCAAAGCGGCAGAGGCAGGCAGTAAAACCCCCAAAGGGCCCAGCAGCAATGGCACAGGCAAAGCAGGGCCCGTGGGTTGTTTTGATGCCTGTTTCGGGTCGAGCCAGCCCCGTTTCTGCCCctgagcagaggaagcagcagcgagcagggctgggggtggttgggctgcaggaggggaggtgaagcccagcagctccaggatgcGGTTTagaggcacagctgggctcGTCTGCCACAACAGGCCCTGCACCTCgagcagggagatggggagatacacacagcacagcaccaacccccagcagctccaaaacCACCCAGGGCCATGTTCTCACCTTCTGCAAGCCAGCGCTGCTGCAGAGACGCCTGCTCAGCCCACCAGCAGGCTCTGGGTGTACAGGGCCTAAATTCTGCTTCCAAAACCCCCTAAATTTTGCTACACCCCAGTGTTTCTACCACCATTTTTGGGTTACATCAATGTACAAGTCTGCCCCAGTGTTTGCCCCAGCCAGTGCCATCCCACATATTCCTTGTCTCAGCAGGATCAGCACCCCTGCAGTGGCAAAAGCTCTGCCCCTGTGCTTACCTGCACCAGGGGAATGTTTCTTTGTCCTTCCAATGCTGAGGTGATGCTGGCTGGCCCTGTCTGAGGTCTGTGTCCTGTTTTGGGGGCTCAGACCACATAAACTGTGTCTGCATGGGGCCTTGCCAGTGaccaaatcccatcccatgtGCACCTTCCCAGGGaccaaatcccatcccatgtGCAGGGaccaaatcccatcccatgtGCACCTTCCAAGACACCAGATCCCATCCCGTGGGTGCCTTCCCCAGGACCTGGACACAACAgatggagcagggaggctgtggggcAGGCTCATCTTTAATGGCAGGAATGTAGAAGTGCAAGGAATGAGCACAGGGCTTCAAGCAGCCCATTCTGGAGGGACCTCCAAGCAAAACCAGCTCGTTGAAGAAGGCAGTCTCAGAGGCTCAGAGTTTTCTCACTTCACTTGCGGGCACGGGTGGGAGCCAGCCGGCTGTACTGCTCATCCTCCCGCTctctgaggggctgggaggaggaaaaaaagggcagATGAGCCAAAACTGTacctgcccagccctgggagggcAAGCTGGATCAGCCTTTGGCAAGATACTCTCCACACTGAGATGCTGAAGGtgtccccacacacacacaggggtgCTGAAGGTgtccccacacacacagaggggtGCTGAGGGTGTCCCCATACACACAGGGGTGTCCCCACACTCACCTGGTAGAGCTCGTTGGCGATCAGGTTCTGTCTGTcagaagctgaaggaagaaagaagctcAAGGTCAGGGATCAGGGGTGCCATGGGGCAGTGTGGGGAACATTTACACACAAACCCaagagctggctgcagcccctgggtgtcacacacagctcccagaggTGCCAGGCCCAGCACTCAGGTCTCTCCCACCCCTCACCTCGTGATGTGTGTCCCCTGTCGTGGCCAGTGATGCAGTACACGGCCACTGCCAGGAACAGCGTGGCCACGACGTCTGCGATGACGATGCCCGAGATGGTGGGAGCGTCCACCTCGATGCAGTTCTGGCACACTGGAAGCCCAAAAGGACGTGGACATTGAGGGCAGGGACACACCCAGAGTgctcagccagctctgccagtcCAACAGAGAGAgctggctttgctgtgtgaCCCAGGGCACTGGCACAAGCTGCCACGTGTCCCCATGCCCGGTGCAGGGCCACAGAAGCAGGTCAGGGCACTAAATAAGGCTGCAGA is a genomic window containing:
- the CD3E gene encoding T-cell surface glycoprotein CD3 epsilon chain, translated to MRLEQSLPLLGLLLCAVGTTAQQDEELEEEEFLVEISGTTVTITCPFEDEGIRWDLSGRTEDTTERKFVIKDHDSTPANLSCSLGNKKRQLYLNARVCANCEELDALTVAGIITADLLTTLGVLILVYYFSKGRKGRASSGGDSRPRGQKMQRPPPVPNPDYEPIRKGQRELYAGLGPRGI